From Desulfuromonas soudanensis, the proteins below share one genomic window:
- a CDS encoding ABC transporter ATP-binding protein, whose translation MNSGKVHHTGDIILKIDNIALSFGGIKALTDVSFQVRKHEILAIIGPNGAGKSSMLNCINGVYHPQDGAITFKGETRKQMRPHIAAKQGIARTFQNIALFKGMSVLDNIMTGRNLMMKTRFWQQAIYWGAAQREEIEHRKKVEEIIRFLQIESVRKTMVSQLSYGLQKRVELGRALAAEPDLLLLDEPMAGMNVEEKQDMCRFILEVNEQFGTTIILIEHDMGVVMDLSDRVVVLEYGRKIADGTPDEVRSNQTVIDAYLGVSH comes from the coding sequence ATGAACAGCGGCAAGGTTCACCATACCGGGGACATCATCCTTAAAATCGATAATATCGCCCTCTCCTTCGGCGGCATCAAGGCCCTCACCGACGTGAGCTTCCAGGTGCGCAAGCATGAAATCCTGGCCATCATCGGTCCCAACGGCGCCGGGAAGAGTTCCATGCTCAACTGCATCAACGGCGTCTATCACCCCCAGGACGGCGCCATCACCTTCAAGGGGGAGACCCGCAAGCAGATGCGCCCGCACATCGCCGCCAAGCAGGGGATCGCCCGGACGTTTCAAAACATCGCCCTCTTCAAGGGGATGAGCGTTCTCGACAACATCATGACCGGGCGCAACCTGATGATGAAGACCCGCTTCTGGCAGCAGGCGATCTACTGGGGGGCGGCCCAGCGCGAGGAGATCGAGCACCGCAAGAAGGTGGAGGAGATCATCCGCTTTCTCCAGATCGAATCGGTGCGCAAGACGATGGTGAGCCAGCTCTCCTACGGCCTGCAGAAGCGCGTCGAGCTCGGACGGGCCCTGGCGGCCGAACCGGATCTTCTCCTGCTCGACGAACCGATGGCGGGGATGAACGTCGAGGAGAAGCAGGACATGTGCCGCTTCATCCTCGAGGTCAACGAGCAGTTCGGGACGACCATCATCCTCATCGAGCACGACATGGGGGTGGTGATGGACCTTTCCGACCGGGTGGTGGTCCTCGAATACGGACGCAAGATCGCTGACGGCACCCCCGACGAGGTGCGCAGCAACCAGACGGTGATCGACGCCTATTTGGGGGTTTCGCATTAG
- a CDS encoding branched-chain amino acid ABC transporter permease encodes MGWEFFLEVLIGGLLAGVMYSLVALGFVLIYKASGVFNFAQGAMVFFAALTFVSLVERGVNFWLALLVTMAAMAIFGVLVERLVLRPLVGQPPITLFMATIGLAFFLEGLTQGLWGAQVHSLELGIKDIPFMVGGIMISQFDLFAAGTAGVLVIALAIFFQKTRIGRALRAVADDHQAAQSVGIPLKHIWAIVWTVAGLVALVAGMLWGARTGVQFALTFTALKALPVLILGGFSSIPGAIVGGLLIGAGEKLAEVYIGSSLGLNIGTGIENWFPYMLALVFLLVRPEGLFGEKHIDRV; translated from the coding sequence ATGGGCTGGGAATTTTTTTTGGAGGTGCTGATCGGCGGGTTGCTCGCCGGGGTCATGTACTCCCTGGTTGCGCTCGGTTTTGTGCTGATCTACAAGGCGTCCGGAGTCTTCAACTTCGCCCAGGGGGCCATGGTCTTTTTCGCCGCCCTCACCTTTGTCTCTCTCGTCGAGCGCGGGGTGAATTTCTGGCTGGCGCTCCTTGTCACCATGGCCGCTATGGCGATCTTCGGCGTCCTGGTGGAGCGCCTGGTGCTGCGGCCTCTGGTTGGGCAGCCGCCGATCACCCTCTTCATGGCGACCATCGGCCTGGCCTTCTTCCTCGAAGGGCTGACCCAGGGGCTCTGGGGCGCCCAGGTGCACAGCCTGGAGCTGGGGATCAAGGACATCCCCTTCATGGTGGGGGGGATCATGATCAGCCAGTTCGACCTCTTTGCCGCCGGCACCGCCGGGGTGCTGGTCATCGCCCTGGCGATTTTCTTCCAGAAGACGCGCATCGGCCGGGCGCTGCGGGCGGTGGCCGACGATCATCAGGCGGCCCAGTCGGTCGGCATCCCCCTCAAGCATATCTGGGCCATCGTCTGGACGGTGGCCGGGCTGGTGGCGCTGGTGGCGGGGATGCTGTGGGGGGCCCGCACCGGGGTGCAGTTCGCCCTCACCTTTACCGCCCTCAAGGCCCTGCCGGTCCTCATTCTCGGCGGCTTTTCGTCGATTCCCGGGGCGATCGTCGGCGGCCTCCTCATCGGCGCCGGAGAAAAACTCGCCGAGGTCTATATCGGTTCGAGTCTCGGTCTCAACATCGGCACCGGCATCGAAAACTGGTTTCCCTACATGCTG